In a genomic window of Chryseobacterium sp. G0162:
- a CDS encoding AraC family transcriptional regulator — protein MNANDSIKIDDLNKPYFVWFEENWIHDNVLHQHEKGQLVYVESGFQYITIEERIYLLPQNHAAWIPPNAIHKTNSHSEKIKLMIMFADTDQKNSFYDEVNAFSVPSVLREMIKYAEKWSKLMKKDADEMVFLKALFNELPHFVEHSLKLHLCLPKDKRLEKVIEHLHHFYNTEIKIEGLGELALLSSRSLERIFKKETGLTLSKYQQMLRIIKSLELLSSGNLTISETAYEVGYKSVQAYTRSFQAVMQFRPTDFMKNINLGIGKGIY, from the coding sequence ATGAATGCTAACGACAGTATAAAAATAGATGACCTTAATAAACCCTATTTTGTATGGTTTGAAGAAAACTGGATTCATGATAATGTTCTCCATCAGCATGAAAAGGGCCAATTGGTATACGTAGAAAGCGGATTTCAGTATATCACCATTGAAGAACGTATTTATCTTCTTCCTCAAAACCATGCAGCCTGGATACCTCCGAATGCCATTCATAAAACTAATTCCCATTCTGAAAAGATCAAACTGATGATTATGTTTGCAGACACAGATCAGAAAAATTCATTTTATGATGAGGTGAACGCATTTTCAGTTCCTTCCGTATTGAGAGAAATGATAAAGTATGCTGAAAAATGGTCCAAGCTGATGAAAAAAGATGCGGATGAAATGGTATTTTTAAAAGCATTATTTAATGAGCTTCCTCATTTTGTAGAACATTCCCTGAAACTTCATCTCTGCCTGCCTAAAGATAAACGCTTAGAAAAAGTCATTGAACACCTTCATCATTTTTACAACACAGAAATTAAAATAGAAGGGCTGGGAGAGTTGGCATTGCTCTCTTCCCGAAGTCTGGAGCGCATATTTAAAAAGGAAACCGGTCTCACCTTGAGTAAATATCAGCAAATGCTCCGTATCATTAAAAGCCTTGAACTTTTGAGTTCAGGAAATCTGACCATTTCAGAAACAGCTTATGAAGTAGGGTATAAGAGTGTACAGGCTTACACTAGAAGTTTCCAGGCGGTGATGCAGTTCAGACCTACAGATTTTATGAAAAACATTAACTTAGGTATAGGAAAAGGGATTTATTAA
- a CDS encoding CynX/NimT family MFS transporter, with amino-acid sequence MMKNEVKKNASYVLMFLNVLVVILISSNLRSPIVAVSPVLGDVRDALKLDNFQVSLLTSIPLFMFAVCSVLVSRFSNKFGISKLLMYSLIILSFGLFLRISGSLWLLFVGSVFIGLGICIGNVVTPGYVKNNFPKQIGLMTGIFAVSMNLTAALASGFSVRIGEWTGFGWRGSLGIWLVIAALGFVVLILEILFNKKNSNQPKTALATSDFNMFKSSQAWNISIFMGLQSLFYYCMVAWLPSFLTDYNMPGESSGWVLFVIQITMIPITFCCPIIASKMKDQRIMILFICALMFGSTMMFVFLKSQWIYVNAVIIGISNGLSFSLSILFFSTRTKSSINAVKISGMAQSVGYLIAAFGPPVFGKLHDWDVSWNTSFYFLSIAVLIMLYFGLRAARNKCVED; translated from the coding sequence ATGATGAAGAACGAAGTCAAAAAGAATGCTTCTTATGTTTTAATGTTTCTGAATGTGTTGGTGGTTATATTAATTTCCAGCAATCTTCGGTCGCCTATTGTCGCTGTATCCCCGGTCCTGGGAGATGTAAGAGATGCTTTGAAGCTGGATAATTTCCAGGTAAGTCTTTTAACCTCTATTCCACTTTTTATGTTTGCCGTCTGTTCGGTTTTGGTGAGCAGGTTTTCTAATAAGTTTGGAATCAGCAAACTGTTGATGTATTCATTAATTATTTTAAGTTTTGGATTATTTCTGAGAATTTCAGGCTCACTTTGGCTGTTGTTTGTTGGCTCGGTATTTATCGGTTTGGGAATTTGTATCGGAAATGTAGTGACTCCCGGATATGTTAAGAATAATTTTCCGAAACAAATTGGTTTAATGACAGGAATTTTTGCTGTTTCTATGAACCTTACAGCTGCTTTGGCTTCCGGTTTTAGTGTGAGAATCGGTGAATGGACCGGATTTGGATGGCGTGGCTCTCTGGGTATATGGCTGGTGATTGCCGCACTTGGATTTGTCGTATTGATTCTTGAAATTTTATTTAACAAAAAGAATTCTAACCAGCCTAAAACGGCTTTGGCAACTTCTGATTTTAATATGTTTAAGTCTTCCCAAGCATGGAATATCAGTATTTTTATGGGATTACAATCCTTGTTTTATTACTGTATGGTTGCCTGGTTACCTTCATTTCTTACAGATTACAATATGCCGGGTGAAAGTTCGGGATGGGTCCTTTTTGTCATTCAGATCACTATGATTCCTATCACCTTCTGCTGCCCGATCATCGCCAGCAAAATGAAGGATCAAAGAATTATGATTCTGTTTATATGTGCTCTAATGTTTGGAAGTACCATGATGTTTGTCTTTCTGAAATCTCAATGGATCTATGTAAATGCTGTCATTATCGGGATTTCCAATGGATTGTCTTTCAGTTTATCCATTCTGTTTTTCTCTACAAGAACGAAAAGCAGCATCAATGCAGTGAAAATTTCAGGAATGGCACAGTCAGTAGGTTATCTGATTGCTGCATTCGGGCCTCCGGTATTTGGGAAGCTGCATGATTGGGATGTTTCCTGGAATACTTCATTCTATTTTCTGAGCATTGCAGTATTGATTATGCTTTACTTTGGATTGAGGGCTGCGAGAAATAAATGTGTAGAGGATTAA
- a CDS encoding MBL fold metallo-hydrolase, whose product MKLQLWRNATLLLTIGDLSILVDPMLGKKGSLGKFPMTDNELLNPLLDLPFSREDLIKKLQMVDAVAITHLHPDHWDSAAIEMIDKQTVILCPSVILDQIEKQGFQNVIAVNEQLLWNNIDISLTKGQHGTGEIGDKMGVVNGFVLKKDNQSVYIVGDSIWYDGIAKEIEKHEPRHIIVAGGAATFSVGDPIIMTSEDIFKVCEHAPEAKVWVTHLEAVSHCKEDRAFIQEKIYEKEYENQCFIPEDGEEINLSIY is encoded by the coding sequence ATGAAATTACAATTATGGCGCAATGCAACATTGCTATTGACTATTGGTGACCTCTCCATTCTGGTTGATCCGATGCTTGGAAAAAAAGGTTCTTTGGGAAAATTCCCAATGACAGATAATGAATTACTGAACCCTTTGCTGGATCTTCCTTTCAGCCGGGAAGATTTAATCAAAAAGCTACAGATGGTAGATGCAGTTGCCATTACTCATTTACATCCGGATCATTGGGATTCTGCAGCCATAGAGATGATTGATAAACAAACAGTAATTCTCTGTCCTTCTGTGATTTTAGATCAGATCGAAAAACAGGGTTTTCAGAATGTTATCGCAGTCAACGAGCAACTTCTCTGGAACAATATTGATATCTCCTTAACAAAAGGACAACATGGAACCGGAGAAATTGGTGATAAAATGGGAGTAGTCAACGGATTTGTTCTTAAAAAAGACAATCAATCCGTTTATATTGTGGGAGACAGTATCTGGTATGATGGTATCGCAAAAGAAATTGAAAAACACGAGCCCAGGCATATTATTGTAGCAGGAGGAGCCGCTACATTTTCTGTAGGAGATCCTATTATTATGACTAGTGAAGACATTTTCAAAGTCTGCGAACATGCTCCGGAAGCAAAAGTTTGGGTAACCCATTTGGAAGCTGTAAGCCACTGCAAAGAGGACAGGGCATTTATTCAGGAAAAGATTTATGAAAAAGAATATGAAAATCAATGCTTCATTCCTGAAGATGGTGAAGAAATAAATTTGTCCATTTATTAG
- a CDS encoding winged helix-turn-helix transcriptional regulator has translation MNFEEFKNCGLRRSLNILSGKWKPLILHNLFEENQVRFVELWRNMPRVSKKVLAEQLKQLEEDHIVQRIEVYNFPPEVYYQLTEKGQKLGPILFELHAWGNELNS, from the coding sequence ATGAATTTTGAAGAGTTTAAAAACTGTGGACTGAGAAGAAGTCTGAATATTCTTTCGGGAAAATGGAAACCATTAATCCTCCATAATCTTTTTGAAGAAAATCAGGTCCGTTTTGTGGAATTATGGCGGAATATGCCAAGAGTATCCAAAAAAGTTCTTGCAGAACAGCTTAAACAACTGGAGGAAGATCATATTGTTCAACGGATTGAAGTGTATAATTTTCCTCCGGAAGTCTATTATCAACTGACAGAGAAAGGGCAAAAGCTGGGGCCTATCCTTTTCGAGCTTCATGCCTGGGGAAATGAATTAAATTCTTAG
- the bioA gene encoding adenosylmethionine--8-amino-7-oxononanoate transaminase produces MDTITPTNLQQRDKAVNWHPYTQMKSADNIIPIVSGKGLYLYDNEGKKYMDVVSSWWVTLHGHSHPYIAQRLFEQLNTLEQVIFAGFTHEPATQLSENLLKLLPDNQKKVFYSDNGSTAVEVALKMCIQYAHNQGKEKTKILAFKNAYHGDTFGAMSVSGKSYWTKPFESRLFEVVFIDTPTPENLQNLQSQIEAIADEVACFIYEPLVQGAAGMLMYNAEDLNTLMKFCREQKILMIQDEVFTGFGRTGELFAANYLTEQPDIMCFSKGLTGGTMPMGITTSSKAIYDAFWSDDKHKTLFHGHSFTANPLACTAALASMELLLKKETLMNIKRISQQHSAFVKVLTEHPKVENARQIGTILAFDFKTGQGTSYFNEIGKKLYNEFLQREIIMRPLGNVLYLVPPYCISTEELDTVYHNILEVLDLFKD; encoded by the coding sequence ATGGATACAATAACACCAACAAACCTCCAACAAAGAGATAAAGCCGTCAACTGGCATCCTTATACGCAAATGAAGTCTGCTGACAATATCATTCCTATTGTAAGTGGAAAGGGTCTTTATCTTTATGACAATGAAGGTAAAAAATATATGGATGTGGTTTCTTCATGGTGGGTAACCCTGCATGGACATTCACATCCTTATATTGCTCAACGCCTATTTGAACAACTTAATACCTTGGAACAGGTTATTTTTGCCGGATTTACCCATGAGCCCGCTACTCAGCTTTCAGAGAATTTATTGAAGCTTTTACCTGACAATCAGAAAAAAGTGTTCTATTCTGACAATGGATCTACCGCTGTGGAAGTAGCTTTGAAAATGTGTATTCAATATGCCCACAATCAGGGAAAAGAAAAAACCAAAATCCTTGCTTTTAAAAATGCCTACCACGGTGATACCTTCGGAGCAATGTCTGTAAGTGGAAAAAGCTATTGGACGAAACCTTTTGAAAGCAGACTGTTTGAAGTAGTTTTCATTGATACTCCTACTCCAGAAAACCTGCAAAATTTACAATCACAAATTGAAGCTATTGCTGATGAGGTAGCTTGTTTTATTTATGAACCTTTAGTTCAGGGGGCAGCAGGAATGCTTATGTATAATGCAGAAGATCTTAATACCCTGATGAAATTCTGCAGAGAACAGAAAATTCTGATGATTCAGGATGAGGTTTTTACAGGGTTCGGAAGAACCGGGGAGCTTTTCGCGGCCAATTATCTTACCGAACAACCGGATATCATGTGTTTTTCAAAAGGACTGACTGGGGGAACCATGCCTATGGGAATTACAACATCTTCCAAAGCAATTTATGATGCTTTCTGGTCTGATGACAAACATAAAACTTTATTCCATGGACATTCATTTACAGCCAATCCTTTAGCCTGTACCGCAGCTTTGGCCAGTATGGAATTATTACTAAAAAAAGAAACCCTAATGAATATTAAACGTATCTCCCAACAGCATTCAGCGTTTGTAAAAGTTTTGACTGAACATCCTAAGGTTGAAAATGCCCGCCAGATCGGAACTATTTTGGCCTTTGATTTTAAAACCGGACAGGGAACTTCTTATTTTAATGAAATCGGAAAAAAACTTTATAATGAGTTTTTACAAAGGGAAATTATCATGCGGCCTTTAGGAAATGTTCTTTATCTGGTGCCTCCTTATTGTATTTCTACTGAAGAACTTGATACAGTCTACCACAATATTCTTGAAGTTTTGGATCTGTTTAAAGACTAA
- the bioB gene encoding biotin synthase BioB, translating into MIMDRTTIRNNWTKEEIEEIYHLPLMELIYKAATVHREWHDPSEVQISTLLSIKTGGCPEDCSYCGQAARYHTNIKVQALLPTETVIAHAQKAKDSGSSRFCMAAAWREVRNNRDFDRVIDMVKGVNELGLEVCCTLGMLTEEQAIRLQEAGLYAYNHNLDTSEQYYEEIISTRTFDNRINTINNVRKAGITVCSGGIIGLGETHRDRISMLLTLATMPKHPESVPINALARVEGTPLEDNEKVDTWEMVRMIATARIVMPSSMVRLSAGRIEMTETEQAWCFMAGANSIFTGERETLLVTPNPGVSEDMQMLETLGLKPMMKKETCC; encoded by the coding sequence ATGATAATGGATAGAACAACAATCAGAAACAACTGGACTAAAGAAGAAATAGAAGAAATTTATCATTTACCGCTTATGGAACTTATTTATAAAGCGGCAACCGTACACCGTGAATGGCATGATCCATCCGAAGTACAGATCTCCACTTTATTATCAATCAAAACCGGAGGCTGTCCCGAAGATTGTTCATACTGTGGACAAGCAGCGCGTTATCATACGAATATCAAAGTACAAGCTTTGTTACCTACTGAAACGGTAATTGCTCATGCTCAAAAAGCAAAAGACAGCGGCTCATCCCGTTTCTGTATGGCTGCTGCATGGCGTGAGGTACGTAACAACCGTGATTTTGACAGGGTTATCGATATGGTAAAAGGAGTAAATGAACTTGGCCTGGAGGTGTGCTGTACACTGGGAATGTTGACTGAAGAACAGGCTATAAGGCTTCAGGAAGCAGGATTATATGCTTACAATCACAATCTTGATACTTCTGAGCAGTATTATGAAGAAATCATTTCCACCAGAACATTTGATAATAGAATTAATACGATCAATAATGTTCGAAAAGCAGGAATCACGGTATGTTCAGGAGGAATCATCGGACTTGGAGAAACACACAGAGATAGAATTTCCATGTTACTCACTTTAGCAACAATGCCTAAACATCCGGAATCAGTTCCTATCAATGCATTGGCTAGAGTAGAAGGAACTCCGTTGGAAGATAACGAGAAAGTGGATACATGGGAAATGGTAAGAATGATTGCCACCGCAAGGATTGTAATGCCTTCTTCTATGGTAAGGTTGAGTGCAGGACGTATTGAGATGACCGAAACAGAACAGGCATGGTGCTTCATGGCAGGGGCAAACTCTATCTTCACAGGAGAAAGAGAAACATTACTGGTAACTCCTAATCCCGGAGTTTCTGAAGACATGCAAATGCTGGAAACCCTGGGGTTAAAACCAATGATGAAAAAAGAAACCTGCTGTTAA
- the bioD gene encoding dethiobiotin synthase yields MKLFITGIGTEIGKTVCSAILVQYFKADYWKPIQSGDLHYSDSHKIEIWTDHTFCHPETYRLQLAASPHQSAREENIQINLDTFQLPETQNSLIVEGAGGLMVPLSDDTFMIDLIEKLKLPAALVVRNYLGCINHTLLSIIALKQRNIPLEYLVFNGDFPEDTERVISNSITEETKIIKIPEIESTDKEHITTTAKQLKITKL; encoded by the coding sequence ATGAAACTATTTATAACAGGAATAGGAACCGAAATTGGAAAAACCGTCTGTTCCGCCATTTTAGTGCAATATTTCAAAGCTGATTACTGGAAGCCCATACAATCAGGAGATCTGCATTATTCAGACAGTCATAAAATTGAAATCTGGACAGACCATACATTCTGCCATCCTGAAACGTACCGCCTACAATTGGCTGCTTCTCCACACCAATCCGCAAGAGAAGAAAACATACAAATCAATCTTGATACGTTCCAATTGCCGGAAACTCAAAATTCTTTAATCGTAGAAGGAGCAGGAGGACTTATGGTTCCGCTTTCAGATGATACTTTTATGATTGATCTGATTGAAAAGTTAAAACTTCCCGCTGCATTGGTTGTGAGAAACTATTTAGGTTGTATCAATCATACCTTACTATCAATAATAGCCCTAAAGCAAAGAAATATCCCACTGGAATACCTGGTTTTCAACGGAGATTTTCCAGAAGATACAGAAAGAGTAATCTCTAATTCCATCACAGAAGAAACAAAAATTATCAAAATTCCTGAAATCGAAAGTACGGATAAGGAACATATTACAACGACTGCAAAACAATTAAAAATAACAAAACTATGA
- a CDS encoding aminotransferase class I/II-fold pyridoxal phosphate-dependent enzyme, protein MLKNINRFQEELYKREQNGTLRTLKPKAEGIDFYSNDYLGLAKNKELQKIILEKINECPQLLSGSTGSRLISGNSGITDFTERFIAEKHQFPSALLFPSGYNANLALFSTLPNRHDMIIVDEQIHRSVHDACKMSNARKLKFRHNDPEHLESILKKQEGHCYIAIESLYSMEGDIAPIKEIAALAKKYEAGLIVDEAHAFGVFGYGLVERYGLKDQVTANVITYGKALGAHGAAILCNDTLKSYLVNFASPFIYTTSAQDFQWMRIKTGYDFLENNQQLSIRLQENIKTFRSQGLASPSSVISPVQAIIIPDNQKLKSLQKELSDEGFLTYAIYSPTVKEGSERLRICLHSFNTEEEIIKLTGIIKDFM, encoded by the coding sequence ATGCTTAAAAACATCAATCGCTTTCAGGAGGAACTCTACAAAAGAGAACAGAACGGAACATTAAGAACTTTAAAGCCAAAAGCTGAAGGGATTGATTTCTACTCTAACGATTATTTGGGATTAGCAAAAAATAAGGAACTCCAAAAGATAATATTGGAGAAAATCAATGAATGTCCTCAATTGCTTTCAGGAAGTACAGGCTCCAGATTGATTAGCGGAAACAGCGGAATAACAGATTTTACAGAGCGTTTTATCGCTGAAAAACATCAGTTTCCTTCTGCATTGCTTTTTCCTTCCGGTTATAATGCCAATTTAGCGTTGTTTTCAACGCTTCCCAACCGTCATGATATGATTATTGTGGATGAACAGATTCATCGTTCCGTACATGACGCTTGTAAAATGTCAAATGCTCGAAAATTAAAATTCAGGCATAATGATCCGGAACACCTGGAAAGCATTTTAAAAAAACAGGAAGGACATTGTTATATCGCTATTGAAAGCCTTTACTCCATGGAAGGAGATATTGCCCCTATCAAAGAGATCGCTGCACTGGCAAAGAAATATGAAGCCGGTTTAATCGTTGATGAAGCTCATGCTTTTGGAGTTTTTGGATATGGATTGGTAGAAAGATATGGCTTAAAGGATCAGGTTACAGCCAATGTAATCACTTATGGCAAAGCATTGGGTGCTCATGGTGCTGCCATCCTTTGCAATGACACTTTAAAGTCTTATCTGGTTAATTTTGCATCTCCCTTTATTTATACTACTTCCGCACAGGATTTCCAATGGATGAGGATCAAAACAGGATATGATTTTTTAGAAAATAATCAGCAGTTATCCATACGCCTTCAGGAAAATATAAAAACATTCCGGAGCCAGGGATTAGCATCTCCATCTTCTGTAATAAGTCCGGTTCAGGCCATTATCATTCCCGATAATCAGAAACTAAAGTCTTTACAGAAAGAACTATCAGATGAAGGATTCTTAACCTATGCCATATACAGCCCAACGGTAAAAGAAGGAAGTGAAAGACTCCGGATCTGTCTCCACAGCTTCAATACAGAAGAGGAGATCATCAAACTCACAGGAATTATCAAAGATTTCATGTAA